The Parashewanella tropica genome window below encodes:
- a CDS encoding DUF484 family protein, translated as MSNALTPKEKVCAELDEQLVYEYLSDNPDFFNRYPNLLHTLRLPHQQRGTVSIVERQQESLRQRVVQLEEEITALMSAATNNERIFRFNSQLVLDLFACTQFDDLKHTLSDALKSEFNFSNVRLIAVQDVDTEMMQLWNKRMHSGYYLGRLTQQESKKLFGKEVGSVALSQLTPENGCDKVIFAIASPNGAHFQPEMDTLFLEQLKTIITLKLSSFK; from the coding sequence ATGAGTAATGCTTTAACGCCCAAGGAAAAAGTTTGTGCTGAGCTGGACGAACAGTTAGTCTACGAATACCTCTCTGATAATCCGGATTTTTTTAATCGCTATCCCAATTTATTACATACATTAAGGCTACCGCATCAACAACGTGGCACGGTCTCGATTGTTGAGCGTCAGCAAGAGTCATTGCGCCAGCGAGTCGTTCAACTGGAAGAAGAAATTACGGCGTTGATGAGTGCAGCAACCAATAATGAACGCATCTTTCGTTTCAACTCCCAATTAGTATTAGATTTATTTGCTTGTACTCAGTTTGACGATCTTAAACACACGCTCTCCGATGCATTAAAAAGTGAATTTAACTTTTCAAATGTGCGCTTAATCGCGGTTCAAGACGTCGACACTGAAATGATGCAATTATGGAACAAGCGCATGCATTCAGGCTATTACTTAGGTCGACTGACTCAACAAGAGTCTAAAAAGCTGTTTGGGAAGGAAGTCGGCTCAGTAGCGCTTTCTCAACTCACACCAGAAAACGGCTGTGATAAAGTAATTTTTGCCATTGCCAGCCCTAACGGTGCCCATTTTCAACCGGAAATGGATACTTTGTTCCTCGAGCAACTGAAAACTATCATTACTCTTAAACTCAGCAGTTTCAAATAA
- the dapF gene encoding diaminopimelate epimerase, whose amino-acid sequence MINFTKMHGLGNDFMVIDAITQNVFFSPEQIKRLSDRNFGVGFDQLLLVEPPYDPDLDFHYRIFNADGSEVEQCGNGARCFARFVKNKGLTQKHKVKVSTSNGKMTLRLERDGQVTVNMGVPIFDPQRIPFKAKQTENIYLLQAQEQTFLCGAVSMGNPHCVIEVDDIETAPVDEIGAILSKHERFPKGVNVGFMQIISPDHIKLRVYERGAQETLACGSGACAAVAIGQRQNKLKHVVRVDLPGGRLKIAWDGEGKPLWMTGPAQHVYDGNIQL is encoded by the coding sequence GTGATCAACTTTACTAAAATGCACGGTTTGGGAAATGACTTTATGGTGATTGATGCCATCACCCAAAACGTCTTCTTTTCACCCGAGCAGATCAAACGCCTTTCTGATCGGAATTTTGGTGTTGGCTTTGATCAATTGTTATTAGTAGAACCGCCATACGACCCAGATCTTGATTTTCATTACCGTATTTTCAATGCCGATGGCAGCGAAGTGGAGCAATGCGGTAACGGTGCACGCTGCTTTGCCCGTTTTGTAAAAAATAAAGGGCTAACGCAAAAGCATAAAGTCAAAGTCAGCACTTCCAATGGCAAAATGACACTTCGTCTTGAACGAGACGGCCAAGTTACCGTGAATATGGGGGTACCGATTTTCGATCCACAGCGCATTCCATTTAAAGCCAAGCAAACCGAAAATATCTACTTATTGCAAGCTCAAGAGCAAACGTTTTTGTGCGGTGCTGTCTCTATGGGAAACCCTCATTGTGTGATTGAAGTTGACGATATAGAAACTGCGCCCGTTGATGAAATTGGCGCTATACTTTCAAAGCATGAACGCTTCCCTAAAGGCGTTAATGTCGGCTTTATGCAGATCATTAGCCCTGATCATATTAAGCTCAGAGTCTATGAACGTGGAGCCCAAGAAACATTAGCTTGTGGAAGTGGAGCATGTGCTGCTGTTGCCATTGGACAACGGCAAAATAAATTGAAACACGTCGTTCGAGTAGATTTACCCGGCGGTCGTTTAAAAATCGCATGGGATGGTGAAGGAAAACCATTGTGGATGACCGGCCCAGCGCAACATGTTTATGATGGAAACATTCAGTTATGA
- the lysA gene encoding diaminopimelate decarboxylase — translation MDHFTYQGERLWAEQCDVHALALQHGTPMYLYSRATFERHFKAFKTAIADHPHLICYAVKANSNLAILNLMARLGSGFDIVSGGELARVIEAGGDPAKVVFSGIGKTQQEMQEALELGIHCFNVESIAELETLNLVAERCGKVAPVSLRINPDIDAGTHPYISTGMKENKFGIAMNDALATFRLAQSLPHVNVIGADCHIGSQLTEIQPFLDAMDRMLVLIDTLNAEGFDIKHLDIGGGLGVPYDDDVPPHPNEYAAAVVKKLEGRPLKLIMEPGRAIAANAGIFVTQVLYLKHNEDKRFAIVDGAMNDLLRPSLYQAYHQIIPVIKQSGEAQEYDIVGPVCETGDFLGKNRSLVTKANDYLAVRSCGAYGFTMASNYNSRPKAIEVIVDGDQSHVIRQRETLPQLWQGEQLLP, via the coding sequence ATGGATCATTTCACTTATCAAGGCGAGCGACTGTGGGCTGAACAATGTGATGTTCATGCGTTAGCTCTACAACATGGTACGCCTATGTACCTTTATTCTCGCGCCACCTTTGAACGCCATTTTAAAGCATTTAAAACTGCGATTGCTGATCATCCTCATCTTATTTGCTATGCCGTTAAAGCCAATTCAAACTTAGCCATATTAAACCTAATGGCAAGACTGGGCAGTGGTTTTGATATTGTATCTGGCGGTGAGCTAGCCCGCGTAATTGAAGCCGGAGGTGATCCCGCTAAAGTGGTGTTTTCAGGCATTGGCAAAACTCAACAAGAGATGCAAGAAGCCCTTGAACTTGGGATCCATTGCTTTAACGTCGAATCCATTGCGGAATTAGAAACCCTAAACTTAGTCGCTGAACGTTGCGGCAAAGTTGCCCCTGTTTCATTACGCATTAATCCTGATATCGATGCCGGAACTCACCCGTATATTTCGACAGGTATGAAAGAGAATAAGTTTGGCATTGCAATGAACGATGCCTTGGCCACGTTCCGCCTAGCTCAGTCATTACCTCACGTAAATGTGATTGGTGCAGATTGCCACATTGGCTCTCAGCTTACAGAAATCCAACCTTTCCTCGATGCCATGGATCGCATGTTGGTACTCATTGATACCCTTAATGCCGAAGGTTTTGATATCAAGCACCTTGATATTGGTGGTGGTTTAGGCGTTCCTTATGATGATGATGTGCCGCCACATCCGAATGAATACGCAGCGGCTGTAGTAAAAAAATTGGAAGGACGCCCATTAAAGCTCATTATGGAGCCGGGACGTGCTATTGCTGCGAATGCAGGGATTTTTGTCACTCAAGTACTGTACCTCAAACACAATGAAGATAAGCGTTTTGCCATTGTCGATGGCGCTATGAATGACTTATTACGACCATCGCTGTATCAAGCCTATCATCAGATCATTCCTGTGATAAAACAGTCTGGAGAGGCTCAAGAATACGACATTGTTGGACCAGTGTGTGAAACCGGCGACTTTTTGGGTAAGAATCGTTCACTTGTCACCAAAGCCAATGATTACCTTGCTGTGCGCAGTTGTGGGGCTTACGGGTTTACTATGGCTTCCAACTATAACTCTCGCCCTAAAGCGATCGAAGTGATCGTTGACGGCGATCAAAGCCATGTGATCCGCCAACGTGAAACCCTACCGCAGCTTTGGCAAGGTGAGCAGTTACTGCCGTAA
- the lptM gene encoding LPS translocon maturation chaperone LptM, which produces MKPMMLMLLACLCLSGCGQKGPLYQTPTPETNKASAQQQTDVDQAQSAPSITN; this is translated from the coding sequence ATGAAACCAATGATGTTGATGTTGTTAGCTTGCCTTTGCCTTAGTGGTTGCGGGCAGAAAGGTCCTTTATATCAAACCCCAACTCCAGAGACCAATAAAGCATCAGCTCAGCAACAAACTGATGTTGACCAAGCACAGTCAGCCCCGTCCATTACCAATTAA
- the cyaY gene encoding iron donor protein CyaY, whose protein sequence is MKMTDTEYHHKVDEVFHTIENAVEAMIDEQDADIDIDASGGVLELAFEDGSKIVINKQEPLHEIWLATRFGGYHFGFDGEKWYDTRNQCEFISHLEDSITKQSGLVIKFS, encoded by the coding sequence ATGAAAATGACAGATACTGAATATCACCATAAGGTTGATGAGGTATTTCATACCATTGAAAACGCCGTTGAGGCCATGATCGATGAGCAAGATGCCGATATTGATATTGATGCCAGTGGAGGGGTTCTTGAACTAGCCTTTGAAGATGGCTCCAAGATCGTTATCAATAAACAAGAGCCATTGCATGAAATTTGGTTGGCGACGCGCTTTGGAGGTTATCACTTTGGGTTTGATGGCGAAAAGTGGTATGACACTCGTAATCAGTGTGAATTTATTTCTCATCTGGAAGATTCAATTACCAAACAAAGCGGACTGGTGATCAAATTTAGTTAG
- a CDS encoding class I adenylate cyclase, with translation MLEQQRISKLANQLNQVRLARLHALLTPMQQRVFRLLPYLLHQNHVEVPGFVSRHTSKGVVDFSFNDALIEDCQIFNFPLEIDSVSAPIFEGIYAMGSVASFGHSKHSDIDIWAVHQAKALATDLTLLRQKLDKLTQWFASFDLEVNFYLVHPQQFCVEQAESHHQTLGREHSGSAQHWLLLEEFYRSQICLAGRPVAWWPHVKELPELLHLGDVRNLDASEYFGASLWHLYKGIEKPHKALLKVLLLEAYASDYPNSLLVTDKIWQKILDGDFSQENDPYLVLYYYIEDYLLKLNDAKRLEALRRCFYLKCGLKLTREDHENDWRAEKMQQLVKQWQWSETLLQTLDEREHWHCGQIQQFNSQLYDLLLSSYQTLLAFASKQGLDESLKMDELNVLTRKLRTFFHNNDHQISKLNRVSAAVITEDELTVLHSNRDGLYYLYRGALQGSDFIGQTPIYQATALSGLLMWVCFNKISSPKTKWYLSLDTWQRSKKIEAINKQILSLLKSAPPPNSVSKHDLCQPWYYRQLILLINLSSDPTHDWQGQEMMVDVLNANIFSLGRKKLNMLGSIDILSVNSWGEWHYRSFKGNTAMLDALTFMAPGLSRASQGLGIEIFSASRRLARQLSQQIEKLTRQALRLTHRATDSCTLLQPIHIGEKRFGIFINRHSAVCQDLQDPKSFYQRISCDKLTELPRPEVCEDPHACAPSIILDHAAMDTIQYFLRQTGEDIEVFVMDEFNEIQHFIQRQQPIEQLISTISRHFAFSEITENRGHFNLPQFFLLQRTEGNLEVVPFGISAEEALNDF, from the coding sequence ATGCTTGAACAACAGCGCATATCTAAACTCGCCAATCAGCTTAATCAAGTAAGACTTGCACGCCTTCACGCATTATTAACCCCAATGCAGCAACGGGTGTTTCGCTTACTTCCGTATTTATTGCATCAGAACCACGTCGAAGTACCAGGTTTTGTCAGTCGGCATACGTCTAAAGGTGTCGTTGATTTTTCCTTCAACGACGCGCTCATTGAAGATTGCCAAATATTTAATTTCCCGCTTGAAATAGACTCGGTATCTGCGCCCATTTTTGAAGGTATTTATGCCATGGGCAGTGTGGCGAGTTTCGGACACTCAAAACACAGTGACATCGACATTTGGGCCGTGCATCAAGCTAAAGCCTTAGCCACAGATTTAACATTACTAAGACAAAAACTCGATAAGTTGACTCAATGGTTCGCCAGTTTCGATTTAGAAGTGAATTTTTATCTGGTTCATCCACAGCAATTTTGTGTCGAACAAGCTGAAAGTCATCATCAAACTCTAGGTCGAGAACACAGTGGTAGCGCACAGCACTGGTTATTATTAGAAGAGTTTTATCGCTCACAAATTTGCCTTGCTGGACGACCTGTTGCTTGGTGGCCTCACGTCAAAGAACTTCCTGAATTACTGCATTTAGGTGATGTTCGTAATCTCGATGCCAGTGAATATTTTGGCGCTTCTTTGTGGCACCTTTATAAAGGGATCGAGAAACCTCATAAAGCGTTACTCAAAGTACTGCTGCTTGAAGCCTATGCCAGTGACTATCCGAATTCTCTTTTGGTGACCGATAAAATATGGCAAAAGATATTAGATGGTGATTTTTCTCAGGAAAACGATCCCTATCTGGTGCTTTATTATTACATTGAAGATTATTTACTTAAGCTCAACGATGCTAAGCGATTAGAAGCATTGCGACGCTGTTTTTATTTAAAGTGCGGATTAAAGCTCACTCGTGAAGATCATGAAAACGATTGGCGAGCTGAAAAAATGCAGCAGCTGGTCAAGCAATGGCAATGGTCTGAGACCCTACTACAAACACTAGACGAGCGTGAACATTGGCACTGTGGACAAATACAACAATTTAACAGCCAGTTATACGATCTACTGCTTTCTAGCTATCAAACCTTATTGGCTTTTGCTTCAAAACAAGGGCTGGATGAAAGTTTAAAAATGGATGAGTTGAATGTGCTTACTCGAAAATTACGCACATTTTTTCATAACAATGATCATCAAATCAGTAAGCTCAACCGCGTATCTGCCGCTGTCATCACCGAAGATGAATTAACCGTGCTTCACTCCAATCGTGACGGTTTGTATTACTTATATCGTGGTGCGTTACAAGGCTCAGATTTCATTGGACAAACACCAATATACCAAGCTACGGCATTATCAGGTTTGTTGATGTGGGTGTGTTTCAATAAGATTTCATCACCAAAAACCAAATGGTATTTATCGCTAGATACTTGGCAACGGTCTAAAAAAATTGAAGCCATTAATAAGCAGATCCTCAGTCTTTTAAAAAGCGCTCCACCACCCAACAGCGTCAGTAAACACGATTTATGTCAGCCTTGGTATTATCGTCAGTTAATTTTGCTCATTAACCTTTCGTCTGATCCCACTCATGACTGGCAAGGGCAAGAAATGATGGTAGATGTACTCAATGCCAACATCTTTTCTTTGGGCCGAAAAAAGCTCAACATGCTCGGCAGTATTGATATTTTATCGGTAAACAGCTGGGGCGAATGGCATTATCGAAGCTTTAAAGGAAATACTGCAATGCTTGATGCTCTGACCTTTATGGCACCGGGATTAAGCCGAGCTAGCCAAGGACTAGGCATTGAAATATTCAGTGCTTCTAGACGTCTCGCTCGTCAGCTCAGCCAGCAAATAGAAAAGCTAACCAGACAGGCATTGAGGTTAACTCATAGAGCCACCGACTCTTGTACTTTATTACAGCCAATCCATATAGGTGAAAAACGTTTTGGGATTTTTATCAACCGACACAGCGCCGTTTGCCAAGATCTACAAGACCCTAAATCTTTTTATCAACGCATCAGTTGCGATAAATTAACCGAATTGCCCCGTCCAGAAGTATGTGAAGACCCACATGCTTGTGCTCCTTCAATCATATTGGATCATGCCGCCATGGATACCATCCAATACTTTTTAAGGCAGACAGGAGAAGATATTGAAGTGTTTGTGATGGATGAGTTCAACGAGATTCAGCATTTTATCCAACGTCAGCAACCGATTGAGCAACTGATCAGCACCATCAGTCGCCATTTTGCATTTAGTGAAATCACAGAAAATCGCGGCCATTTTAATTTGCCGCAATTTTTCTTACTTCAACGCACGGAAGGAAACTTAGAAGTCGTGCCATTTGGCATATCAGCTGAAGAAGCACTGAATGATTTTTAA
- the hemC gene encoding hydroxymethylbilane synthase: MSQPVIRIATRKSPLAMWQAEYVKQRLEQIHGDITVELLPMSTKGDVILDTPLAKVGGKGLFVKELEVAMLEGRADIAVHSMKDVPVDFPEGLGLHVICEREDPRDAFVSNTYKSITELPQGAIVGTSSLRRQCQLRALRPDLEIRDLRGNVGTRLAKLDNGDYDAIILAAAGLIRLELSNRIASFIEPEVSLPANGQGAVGIECRMDDEQVKALLAPLEHQETRYRVLAERAMNTRLEGGCQVPIGAFAQIDGDQLSLRGLVGAPDGSEIIADSVTGDKQQATELGIELAEKLLAQGAKAILDAVYK, from the coding sequence ATGTCTCAACCTGTCATTCGTATTGCAACCCGCAAAAGTCCTCTTGCCATGTGGCAAGCAGAGTATGTTAAACAACGCCTTGAGCAAATCCATGGTGATATCACCGTAGAGCTGCTGCCGATGAGTACTAAAGGAGACGTGATTTTAGATACGCCTCTGGCCAAAGTTGGTGGAAAGGGATTGTTCGTAAAAGAGCTTGAAGTCGCGATGTTAGAAGGCCGTGCTGATATCGCTGTGCATTCGATGAAAGATGTGCCTGTCGACTTCCCTGAGGGATTAGGCTTACATGTGATTTGTGAGCGTGAAGATCCGCGTGATGCTTTCGTTTCCAATACCTACAAGAGTATTACAGAATTGCCACAAGGTGCGATTGTTGGAACCTCTAGTTTGCGTCGTCAATGTCAGTTACGTGCCTTGCGTCCCGATCTTGAAATCCGTGATTTACGCGGAAACGTAGGCACTCGTCTCGCCAAGCTTGATAACGGTGATTACGATGCCATTATTCTTGCGGCAGCCGGACTGATCCGTCTTGAATTGTCTAATCGAATTGCCAGCTTTATTGAGCCTGAAGTGTCACTGCCTGCTAACGGTCAAGGTGCGGTAGGGATTGAATGTCGCATGGATGACGAGCAAGTCAAAGCCCTATTAGCGCCACTTGAGCATCAAGAAACCCGCTATCGCGTTTTAGCCGAACGTGCGATGAATACTCGATTAGAAGGGGGCTGTCAGGTGCCGATAGGCGCGTTTGCTCAAATTGACGGTGATCAACTATCGTTAAGAGGATTAGTGGGCGCACCTGATGGCAGTGAAATCATTGCTGATTCAGTGACAGGTGATAAGCAGCAAGCCACGGAGTTAGGTATTGAACTCGCTGAAAAATTGCTAGCGCAAGGGGCTAAAGCCATTCTCGATGCAGTCTACAAATAA
- a CDS encoding uroporphyrinogen-III synthase, whose translation MKVLLTRPKGKNLTLASKLNDLGIESLCQPLLSISAVTPSADKLAVVESSQKVIFISVNAVNCAPEELFQALSHSTQVFAIGSATKEQLKCKGIEAKCPPKLEQHSEGLLSLSQFQDLSGQTVVIVRGQGGRELLAEQIQQRGGEVHYIEAYQRLLPELDAASCITEWKLQNVDTVIITSGEILTNLLTLMEKTDSDWLKQCQLIVVSERIEAMAKSNGFAKVMNAGGASELALLETCTLLHQGSS comes from the coding sequence ATGAAGGTGCTATTGACTCGACCCAAAGGAAAAAACCTTACTTTGGCGAGTAAGTTAAATGACCTAGGGATAGAAAGTCTATGCCAGCCCTTATTGTCGATATCTGCAGTGACACCTTCTGCGGATAAACTGGCGGTTGTTGAAAGCTCTCAGAAAGTCATATTTATCAGTGTTAATGCGGTAAATTGTGCGCCTGAAGAATTATTTCAGGCGTTGAGTCATTCTACACAAGTATTTGCCATTGGCTCCGCCACAAAAGAGCAATTAAAGTGCAAAGGGATAGAGGCGAAGTGTCCACCAAAACTTGAGCAGCACAGTGAGGGGTTGTTATCCCTATCTCAATTTCAGGATTTAAGCGGGCAAACTGTGGTTATTGTACGTGGACAAGGTGGTCGAGAGTTGTTGGCTGAACAAATTCAGCAGCGTGGTGGTGAGGTTCATTACATCGAAGCTTATCAAAGGCTTTTACCTGAGCTTGATGCCGCGTCTTGTATAACTGAATGGAAACTGCAAAACGTGGATACAGTTATCATCACCAGTGGTGAGATCCTCACAAACCTATTAACATTAATGGAAAAAACCGACAGTGATTGGCTCAAACAATGCCAATTAATCGTCGTTAGCGAACGAATTGAAGCCATGGCGAAATCGAACGGATTTGCCAAGGTGATGAACGCTGGTGGAGCAAGTGAACTTGCTTTGCTAGAGACCTGTACATTGCTTCATCAAGGATCATCATAA
- a CDS encoding uroporphyrinogen-III C-methyltransferase — protein MESAQTESEPVKSEVKSAVASSKGKAKAKTSIWIILSILLCFTVSCGIVATGYYFYNQQQSKEAEWHAQIASVEQKLQQQNSYTAQLKAENQSVNQKSQQLQQRVAELESNVSGLAKRSPKHWMAAEADYLVRMAGRKLWLENDPMTATELLKAADQQIASMQDPSLLQIRKAISRDLSKVKSINETDITGAVFAIDGVIEQLDSLPLNQFKPKVTVQPEDNVLSESIDDWKENINKTWQALIKDFIHIRKRQGDVQPLMSPKQRWYLQENIKNKLLQAQLALYRNDEVNFHHSIQLAHKWLSEYFDLQNETTKNALNELEQLKRLTLSHTQIRRFDSVPLLKQLVTYGHLSAVREPSL, from the coding sequence ATGGAATCAGCCCAAACTGAATCAGAGCCAGTTAAGTCTGAGGTTAAGTCAGCTGTGGCGAGCTCAAAGGGCAAAGCTAAAGCGAAAACCTCAATCTGGATAATATTGAGTATCTTGCTTTGTTTTACTGTGAGCTGCGGGATTGTGGCTACGGGGTATTACTTTTATAACCAGCAACAATCAAAAGAAGCAGAATGGCATGCACAGATAGCGAGTGTTGAGCAGAAACTACAACAACAGAATTCATACACGGCACAGCTCAAAGCAGAAAACCAAAGTGTTAACCAAAAAAGCCAGCAGCTACAGCAACGTGTGGCAGAATTAGAAAGTAATGTCAGTGGACTAGCCAAACGCAGCCCCAAACATTGGATGGCAGCGGAAGCGGATTATCTTGTACGTATGGCGGGTCGGAAACTGTGGTTAGAAAATGATCCTATGACGGCGACTGAATTATTGAAAGCTGCCGATCAGCAGATTGCATCGATGCAAGACCCTTCGTTATTGCAAATCAGAAAAGCCATTTCTCGGGATCTATCCAAAGTCAAATCCATAAACGAAACCGATATTACAGGTGCTGTATTTGCTATTGATGGCGTGATTGAGCAGCTAGATAGCTTACCACTCAATCAATTTAAACCGAAAGTAACAGTACAGCCTGAAGATAATGTCTTGTCAGAATCGATTGATGATTGGAAAGAAAACATTAATAAGACCTGGCAAGCGTTAATTAAGGATTTTATTCATATTCGTAAACGTCAGGGGGATGTACAGCCTTTGATGTCACCAAAACAGCGTTGGTATCTACAAGAAAATATTAAAAACAAATTACTGCAAGCACAGCTAGCCTTGTATCGCAACGACGAAGTGAATTTTCATCACTCTATTCAGTTAGCGCACAAGTGGTTATCTGAATATTTTGATCTGCAAAATGAAACCACTAAAAATGCATTAAATGAGCTTGAGCAATTGAAAAGGTTGACGCTTTCTCATACACAAATCCGTCGTTTTGATTCGGTTCCATTACTCAAGCAACTCGTCACTTATGGTCACTTGTCAGCGGTGAGGGAGCCTTCTCTATGA
- a CDS encoding heme biosynthesis HemY N-terminal domain-containing protein translates to MIRTLAYIVIILLGLVISPWILSHTGYLYLSIGDYEVETSVVFAVVALLVIFSLIQLIEWLIVSVINTFVRRGWLSSHWRKQSARKHTLQGALFIAEEDWLSAEQSMCKGANNGELPLVNWLAAARAAHHQGNIQQREHYLNQAEKLAEKKSSIAVTRVRYLIKQGELDSARTQLDKLIASDSNKATLIKLGLELYRLQQDWSALKILLPKVVKLKLLNEIELNELQHQVNQSLLKGADNTPELEKVWHWLSRKERKEPSNIAEYVKCLAKLGDKAQAKKLVHKAIKSQPVNELFDLLPDVINAEDSDIRKLLAGLESSQDNNASYHRCLAILNQQTNDFPEAKRHWLRVNQLQPCVSSWTALGKLHEQLGEQTEALNCYRHALHS, encoded by the coding sequence ATGATCAGGACACTCGCTTATATTGTGATCATATTACTTGGGTTAGTGATCAGCCCTTGGATCTTATCTCATACAGGTTATCTATATTTATCGATTGGCGACTATGAGGTCGAAACCAGCGTGGTTTTCGCTGTGGTGGCGCTGTTAGTGATCTTCAGTTTAATACAGCTTATTGAGTGGCTCATTGTCAGTGTTATTAACACCTTTGTACGCCGAGGTTGGTTATCCAGCCATTGGCGCAAACAATCAGCACGAAAGCATACGTTACAGGGCGCACTCTTCATCGCCGAAGAAGATTGGTTGAGCGCTGAACAGTCGATGTGTAAAGGTGCAAATAATGGCGAATTGCCTTTGGTTAACTGGCTTGCCGCTGCAAGGGCTGCGCATCACCAAGGCAATATTCAACAAAGAGAGCATTACCTCAATCAAGCTGAAAAGCTGGCAGAGAAAAAGTCCTCAATTGCGGTGACTCGAGTTCGTTATTTGATCAAGCAAGGAGAATTAGATTCTGCTAGGACACAGCTAGATAAACTCATTGCTTCAGACAGTAATAAGGCCACATTAATTAAGCTGGGGTTAGAGCTATATCGCTTACAACAAGATTGGTCGGCGTTGAAAATATTACTGCCAAAAGTGGTAAAACTAAAATTGCTGAATGAAATCGAGCTTAATGAACTACAGCATCAAGTGAATCAGTCATTACTGAAAGGGGCTGACAATACTCCCGAATTAGAAAAAGTTTGGCATTGGTTGAGTCGAAAAGAGCGCAAAGAACCGAGCAATATAGCAGAATATGTCAAGTGCTTAGCAAAGCTGGGTGATAAGGCTCAGGCAAAGAAATTGGTTCATAAAGCCATAAAGTCACAACCTGTTAATGAGCTATTTGATTTACTTCCAGATGTGATTAACGCTGAGGATAGTGATATACGCAAGTTATTAGCTGGATTAGAATCGTCACAGGATAACAATGCCAGTTATCATCGTTGTTTAGCGATCCTAAATCAGCAAACTAATGATTTTCCTGAAGCTAAGCGACACTGGCTGCGAGTGAATCAATTACAGCCTTGCGTATCCAGCTGGACAGCATTAGGTAAACTTCACGAACAGCTTGGTGAACAAACCGAGGCACTTAACTGTTATCGCCACGCGTTACATTCTTAA